In a genomic window of Cloacibacillus sp.:
- a CDS encoding Ig-like domain-containing protein, whose amino-acid sequence MISFTPFIMMRSFAAQNASNFAVTPGEVTIFAERAANVNVTSADAQTMRLTVTSIPTGKGLTWTTSDKSIVQVTDSGDITAASSGEANITVTHTDGRQAACKVKVVAAPTENWAASADTKWYDDNKTSSAFTITTAEQLAGLAKLVNAGSEDFSDKTITLSNDIDLSAGEWTAIGTYAQPFKGTFNGGGHAITGLYINEAGAEDQGLFGQIGSMGAVKGIRLSGCVAGGEYVGGVAGYNKGVVTNCTMTGSVNGTSGGVGGVAGENDGAVTNCTMTGSVNGTSDVGGGVAGHNYGAVTNCTMTGSVNGTKEVGGVAGWNIGKVTNCTMTGSVNGSDSIGGVAGVNRIGTVSNSAMTGSVNGKSGLGGFGGVGGVAGRNDSGVVTNSAMTGGVNGTSNVGGVAGYNMNGGTVSNSAMTGSVNGTSNFGGVAGYNMDVATVTNCGWLADAHTIGIGIDYNPQSTDVTSFDAAGTPVTTILFDDYELKAAVNTSSEMAVRTYPGASAALKAVASPDIAKIENFAVSGDVTAARVTGLTIGSADVTVSALAAAGARDYKAKVQAHLTVLPGPPKPEPEPEPEPGPDPKPAPGGSGSSGCSAGAGGIAMLAVAAAAMRGRKTKR is encoded by the coding sequence GTGATCTCGTTTACCCCTTTTATAATGATGCGCTCATTCGCGGCGCAAAACGCCTCAAACTTTGCGGTGACGCCCGGTGAAGTAACGATCTTCGCGGAGCGCGCAGCAAACGTCAACGTCACCTCTGCGGACGCCCAGACGATGCGGCTCACAGTGACATCCATCCCGACCGGCAAAGGGCTGACATGGACGACATCTGATAAAAGTATCGTTCAAGTAACCGACTCAGGCGACATCACCGCAGCGTCGTCGGGCGAGGCAAATATCACCGTTACGCACACAGACGGCCGACAAGCGGCCTGCAAAGTCAAGGTCGTAGCCGCGCCTACGGAAAACTGGGCCGCCTCCGCCGACACTAAATGGTACGACGACAATAAAACCTCTTCCGCCTTCACCATCACGACGGCGGAGCAGCTCGCGGGGCTGGCTAAGCTTGTAAACGCCGGCTCGGAGGACTTCTCCGACAAAACGATAACCCTCTCAAACGACATAGACCTAAGCGCTGGCGAATGGACCGCGATAGGAACATACGCGCAACCATTCAAGGGAACTTTCAACGGCGGCGGACACGCGATAACGGGCCTCTATATCAACGAGGCTGGCGCTGAGGATCAGGGCCTCTTCGGACAGATCGGCAGCATGGGCGCGGTAAAGGGCATCCGTCTCTCAGGCTGCGTAGCAGGCGGAGAGTACGTCGGCGGCGTGGCGGGATATAACAAAGGCGTGGTGACCAACTGCACTATGACCGGCAGCGTCAACGGCACTAGCGGCGGCGTCGGCGGCGTGGCGGGAGAGAACGACGGCGCGGTGACCAACTGCACTATGACCGGCAGCGTCAACGGCACTAGTGATGTCGGCGGCGGCGTGGCGGGACATAACTACGGCGCGGTGACCAACTGCACTATGACCGGCAGCGTCAACGGCACTAAAGAGGTCGGCGGCGTGGCGGGATGGAACATAGGTAAGGTGACCAACTGCACTATGACCGGCAGCGTCAACGGCAGTGATAGCATCGGCGGCGTGGCGGGCGTTAACCGCATAGGCACGGTGAGCAACAGCGCGATGACCGGCAGCGTCAACGGCAAAAGCGGCCTCGGCGGCTTCGGCGGCGTCGGCGGCGTGGCGGGCAGGAACGACAGCGGTGTGGTGACCAACAGCGCGATGACCGGCGGCGTCAACGGCACTAGCAACGTCGGCGGCGTGGCGGGCTATAACATGAACGGCGGCACGGTGAGCAACAGCGCGATGACCGGCAGCGTCAACGGCACTAGCAACTTCGGCGGCGTGGCGGGCTATAACATGGACGTCGCCACCGTGACCAACTGCGGCTGGCTCGCCGACGCGCATACGATAGGAATCGGAATTGATTATAATCCTCAGTCAACAGACGTCACCTCCTTCGACGCGGCAGGCACTCCCGTCACGACCATCCTCTTTGACGACTACGAGCTCAAGGCCGCTGTAAATACTTCATCGGAGATGGCGGTGCGCACCTACCCGGGCGCAAGCGCCGCACTTAAAGCGGTCGCCTCTCCTGATATAGCGAAGATAGAAAACTTTGCGGTAAGCGGCGACGTAACTGCCGCGCGCGTCACCGGCCTCACGATAGGCAGCGCGGACGTAACCGTATCCGCCCTCGCCGCAGCTGGAGCAAGAGATTACAAAGCAAAAGTGCAGGCGCACCTCACCGTCCTGCCCGGGCCGCCAAAGCCTGAGCCGGAGCCTGAGCCTGAGCCGGGACCCGATCCAAAGCCCGCGCCGGGAGGGAGCGGCTCAAGCGGCTGTTCTGCGGGAGCAGGGGGCATAGCGATGCTCGCCGTTGCTGCGGCCGCGATGCGCGGAAGGAAAACAAAGCGCTAA